Proteins found in one Campylobacter canadensis genomic segment:
- the csx19 gene encoding type III-D CRISPR-associated protein Csx19, which translates to MKELLKDFVNAKVIIWTMDKIYFGIFDGVEVCSYDKKISTLDGILELRAFDGVKELYYWKEGSRVYEFKGDEINSTTKMLGKVIKCENGWSKVDDGRGGKFYLPLDKKDGEIIIEKCDIIGYHKKTHQAYIKGYAIKDYAIKEIR; encoded by the coding sequence ATGAAAGAGCTTTTAAAAGATTTTGTGAATGCAAAAGTAATTATTTGGACAATGGATAAGATTTATTTTGGAATATTTGATGGGGTAGAAGTTTGCTCATACGATAAAAAAATCAGCACATTAGATGGTATTTTAGAACTTCGTGCATTTGATGGAGTAAAAGAGCTTTATTATTGGAAAGAAGGCTCAAGGGTTTATGAGTTTAAAGGTGATGAAATAAACAGCACTACAAAAATGCTAGGTAAGGTTATTAAGTGTGAAAACGGCTGGAGCAAGGTAGATGATGGTAGGGGCGGAAAGTTTTACTTGCCGCTTGATAAAAAAGACGGCGAAATTATCATAGAAAAATGCGACATCATAGGCTATCACAAGAAAACACATCAAGCTTACATAAAAGGCTATGCAATAAAGGATTACGCAATAAAGGAGATAAGATGA